The Jiangella alba genome includes the window ACCAGGGCGACCCGAAGCCGCAGGTCGAGAACATCGAGTACCGCATCTACGCCGACCTCGACGCCGCCTACGCCGACGTCGTGGCCAACCAGCTCGACATCCTCGACAAGATCCCGCCGGTGGGTCTGGCCGGCGACGTCTGGAAGACCGACCTCGAGGGCCGCTCCGCCTCGGAGCCGCTCACGACCCGGTTCACCAGCATGACGTTCCCGCTGACGAACACCGAGGCCTGGGCCGACCCGAACCTGCGCAAGGCCATCTCGCTGGCCATCGACCGTGAGGCCGTCATCGCGGCCGCCTACGGCCCGGGCAACTACGTCCCGGCCAACAGCTGGGTCCCGCCGGGCAACGACGGCTACGTCGAGGGCACCTGCGGCGAGTGGTGCGAGTTCGACGCCGAGAAGGCGCAGGAGCTGTACGCGCAGACGGCCGGCATCCAGGGCACGCTGATGATCGCCAGCAACTCCGACGGTGGTCACCGCGAGTGGGTCGAGGCGGCCTGCACGTCCATCCGCGAGACGCTGGGCGTCGACTGCCAGGGCGACTACGACCCCGACTTCGGCTCGTTCCGCGGCCGGGTCAACGCCAACGAGATCACCAGCCCGTTCCGCACCGGCTGGGTGGCCGACTACCCGTCCATCCAGAACTTCCTGGCGCCGCTCTACACCGCCAACGGTTCGGCCAACGACGGTGGCTACAACAACCCCGAGTTCGACGCGCTGATCCAGCAGGCCGCCGGCCTGGAGGGTCAGGAGGCGCTCGACCTGTACAACCAGGCCGAGGAGCTGCTCGCCGAGGACATGGCGATCGTCCCGCTCTGGTACGACAACGGCCAGCGCGGCTGGTCCGAGAACGTCAACGAGCCGGGCTTCACCTGGAAGGGCTACGTCGACCCGCTGTCGATCTCGGTGAAGTAACCGATGCTCTAGGGTCGCAGCGGTCAGGTGCGGGGCGTCCATCTCGTCGCAAGTCGAGATGGACGCCCCGTACGCTGGCGCGAACCGCCTGCGAAGGGAAAGGTTGAGCCATGGGCCGGTACGTCACGCGGCGCCTGCTCCAGATGATCCCCGTGGTCATCGGCACGACGTTCATCATCTACGCCTTGGTCTGGGCGCTGCCGGGCGATCCGTTCGCCGGCCGCTGCGGCGCCCGGCCGTGTCCGCCCGCCTACGTCCAGGCGATGACGGACAAGTACAACCTCGACGACCCGCTGCCCATCGCGTACGTCAAGTACCTGGGCAACCTGCTGCAGGGGGACTTCGGCGAGACGTTCCAGGGCCTCTCCGTCGGTGAGGAACTGCTGCGGGCCTACCCGACCACGGTGAAGCTGGCCCTCGTCGCGATCGCCTTCGAGATCCTCATCGGCATCGGCGCCGGCATCCTGGCCGGCCTGCGGCGCGGCAGCTTCATCGACAACCTGGTGCTGGTCTCGACCCTGGTGGTCGTCTCGATCCCGGTCTTCGTCATCGGCTCGGTGCTGCAACTGTTCCTCGGGATGCGCTGGGGGATCTTCCCGGCCACCGTGGGCGGTGACGCGAGCCTGTACAACCTGCTGTTGCCAGGGTTCGTGCTCGCCTCACTCTCCCTGGCCTACGTCGCCCGGCTGACGCGGACGAGCCTCGCGGAGAACCGCCGCGCCGACTACGTCCGCACGGCGGTCGCGAAGGGCATGCCGCGGCGCCGGGTCATCGGCATCCACACCATGCGGAACTCGCTGATCCCGGTCATC containing:
- a CDS encoding peptide ABC transporter substrate-binding protein; this encodes MAAAVGLTLVLAACGGDDDNGDTGSGSEDTGSSDGPTGSVSINSTQPENPLIPTTTNEVGGGNIVDAMWTGLVSYDPDTAEPGLAMAESIEPNEDFTEFTITIKDDWTFHDGTPVTAQSYVDAWNFGAAGANAQLNQYFFGPDGANIAGFDTVAGQTDDTGAFVPGSATAETMSGLVVVDDKTFTVTLGSPNSLFETIIGYSAFYPMPESFFTDQAAFIEHPVGNGPFEFVEEVPNTSINLKAYADYQGDPKPQVENIEYRIYADLDAAYADVVANQLDILDKIPPVGLAGDVWKTDLEGRSASEPLTTRFTSMTFPLTNTEAWADPNLRKAISLAIDREAVIAAAYGPGNYVPANSWVPPGNDGYVEGTCGEWCEFDAEKAQELYAQTAGIQGTLMIASNSDGGHREWVEAACTSIRETLGVDCQGDYDPDFGSFRGRVNANEITSPFRTGWVADYPSIQNFLAPLYTANGSANDGGYNNPEFDALIQQAAGLEGQEALDLYNQAEELLAEDMAIVPLWYDNGQRGWSENVNEPGFTWKGYVDPLSISVK
- a CDS encoding ABC transporter permease; this translates as MGRYVTRRLLQMIPVVIGTTFIIYALVWALPGDPFAGRCGARPCPPAYVQAMTDKYNLDDPLPIAYVKYLGNLLQGDFGETFQGLSVGEELLRAYPTTVKLALVAIAFEILIGIGAGILAGLRRGSFIDNLVLVSTLVVVSIPVFVIGSVLQLFLGMRWGIFPATVGGDASLYNLLLPGFVLASLSLAYVARLTRTSLAENRRADYVRTAVAKGMPRRRVIGIHTMRNSLIPVITFIGADFGALLGGAIVTEGIFNVPGVGNLIFRSITTRDGVMVTGAVTVLVLVFLLVNLLVDLIYGWLDPRISHG